The Salvelinus namaycush isolate Seneca chromosome 11, SaNama_1.0, whole genome shotgun sequence DNA window CTGTAGCGGAACACATCTGAATTGTAATATTTTCTGTATATCTGCATGGTGTAAAATAATTGTATGAAAAGTAACTATTACGGCATCAATTCCATAGTCTAAGTGTATATGTTTGATAATCCCctccattttttaaaataatttcagGATATGTGACCTAAATGTATCACTATTTCCATTATGTCAATTTTCACCAGATTTGACCTCTTGAAAATTGCCTTAAAAATCTAGCATGTGTGACAGCCTTTAACAAGCCAATTATTTTTCAAGTACGTTTTGCAGTTTGCTTGGTCTACTACCATGGGTACATTTACAATAGTGTTAGGGAtggattcaatccgtattgcAGAGGTATAGCGGAAGATTATACCTCTTGAAATTTAAAGACAATGTACCCGTTTTTGCAAAGACTGCATTCACGTTAAACACTACATATGTCGGCTCATTCGAAAACATTTTTATGCGGATCTTCCGTGATACAGATTGAATCCAGCTCTTAATTTGCAACCATCACCTCTAATTCAGCATTGATCTGAAAGATCATATGAGGGTGTGATATACTCTTGGACTCCCAACTTGCAACCAAGCAGAGGGGAAGTGAGGGTAAGGGGTGAATCTTAGAAATAATAAGCAATCCACAGTATATCTAGAAATACTTTATTCCTACACAGAATAATGTCATTGTTGTACAAAAATAAAGGAAACCatttcaataataataataatattgactGTAATTGTTCTGAAATACTGAAACAACAATGAAAAAACGAAACTAAGCTTGTAACCTGGTTAGGTTTTCAGCCACAAGACTATTTCCTTCCTTTGTGTGAAATGAGACATACTGCATGTTGAGTTCCTTGCCCACTTGTTCTGATCTTTTTGATGTTTCAAAATCCCCCAAAATCAAACAATTCAAAGTCAAAGGATCCAACAACACAAACCCCCCGGTATATGTGATCATGACAATAAATATAAATCTACAGTCCATAAAAAGGACCTCATATGAaatgacaataaataaataacttaTCTGTAATAAATATGTTGACTATAATGCGGTAATGCAAAGAGATGCATGGCATCCATTTCGTACAACTCAAGAGAACATTGAAAAAATGTAGTTACGGAAAATCCCTGTTTTGAGCCTGTCTACCTGTGGGCAAATGCAATGAGATATGGTCCTCGTTTTGACCTTTGAGTCAATATTTTAATCAGTACTCCAGGTCAGTCTTATACATATCCCAACTGCTGTGAATATTAAGATCCTACCATTGTGTGGTCACCATCTTCTTAAAAACTGTTCCCAGAGACTGTCTTGCCAATCGGTCATGGCAGTCTATCATTGCAACCAGATCCACTTTATCCTCAGCAGAAAATGTACAACAGGAAGAGGCGTGGCCTCACTCCACCATCATAGACCCTCTACAGAATCTCCATCCTGCTTTGTACTGGGGACCAGCCCTGTTGCATATGTTTTCGGAGCGACTACCTCTGCCCTCCCAGAACCCAGAGGCTCTCCCTAGACCCAGACTCAACGGCGAGCCACCATCTGTATATTATCAGGCAGGGCTGAGTGACAGCCAGTTGCCACCCTGCCCTATTCATCCTCCTCTTGGCTGGCTCCCTCAGCCCATACACATGCAGCTGGCCGCCGACAGTGACTGGATGGTCTGCCACGTGGTGTGGGCGTCCATGAAGGACACTGGCTCGTAGCGGTCAGGCCGGCAGCAGGGGTGGGCACTGACCCGCCGGGAGGTCCTCCGCGGCAGGGACCCATTCTCCATCAGGGACCATAGAGCCAGGTCGTAGTTGGTCCTGGATGACTGGCAGGAGCCCACGCAAAACTTGAAGAGGACGATCTCGTCCGAGTCGAAGCCCAGGCCCAAGTCCCGCACCCGCATCTCTCGTTTCTCCACCCTGCAGTCTGGGCTGCTCTGCTGGGGCTGCCtgccctttccctttcctttgccctttctgtccctctctttctctttcttcctcctcttcttctttttcttggCCAAGCCTTTTGGTTCGGCGTCTGAGGGGTCAGAGTTGCGGGGGGAACGTCCCACCCACCGGCCACTGGGGTGGTCGTCTGCTTCGTCCATCACAGAGGggtctgaaagagagagagccagagagcgagcgagagagagaagatcaGTGGCTTGTACTCTATAATCTTATTGCACACCCTTCTTTTACTCTTCCCTATTCATGGAGAACATCATGCTGGATTAACAAGTGATGTAGAAAACAGAGATCTAAAAAGCACTTCCTGGTTCCACTCTTACCGGAGAGGCCATGCCAGGGGGAGTACGGGTCACTCTCCTCCTCTTGTTGCTCATCCACCTCAGGTAGAGTGTCTGGGAGCTGCCTCTCCCACATCCCTCCCACCAGTCCCACAGCCTGGACAGAGTCTGCCCCCAAACCAGTGCCAATACGGGCCCCCTCCACCAGGGGCAGCAAAGAGACCACCACCCACAGCATCACCTACAAAAGCGGACAGTAGTTAATGGGAGATGGTCCACAGAGCAGAGAAACAACACAGCCAACAGTATGACAACTATAATAAGGAGGATGATGATGAGATGATGAGATGATTTTGATAGTTGATGATAATAGTGGTGATTACGaagatgatgataatgatggtaaAGATAATAAGTCACCAATAAGCAGAACGAGTCACTCACCGTCCAGTTACTCAGGTGGTAAGGGGCGCCTGCTGACGGCATTGCGGTAACCCCcggtctgtctctcctcctcgtcctccatcTTGGTCCACCTGGAGGGAAAGCAGAACAAGGCCTCGCTCTGTCAATTGTCCCAATCTCAAGAACGCACTCTGAAAAGAATAACATAAACTAACTGCACAACATGATGTGGCCTGCGATAACGTATCCATATTAACCAATACTGTACAAAAACACCCTTTCAACCCTTAAACAACCCGACGTGTCACATCAATCACGTCCTCAATGCGAAGGATATGTTTATTGTTACTGAGGTAAAAAGGCTAGTGTTTACTGCCCGGGTAGTGCGGCTAGTGTCGGCTTGTCTGTACATACAGCCACACAACAGCTCCTGTCCAGCGACAAAGGCTACCTTCAGTCAGATACCTGTCAAAGGCATTCTTTATTTAGGAGGAGGTAGGGCTGGTTCTGTAGAAGGGGCACCGGGGGAAACCACAGAGATGAGGAGGTGGTGATAAGGGGTGCGAGCGTCGCAGATGTTTACATACGAGGTGTACAGTGTGACCGGGTTAGCTGTATGTCAATGGCAGCACCACATGCCCCACTCAGGGGTTTTTCCTGTAAAGAACCCTAAAAAGGCTCCAACACAACATTTGACTGGGGTTTCGAACATTCGCGAAAGGTTCCTGGTTCGATCACCAGTTTCGGCAACAAATTTGAGGttaatagtaaacaaacatgtaAATAGAGCTAACAGAGCAGATCAGATTCACAGATAGCGTAGCGGTTTATGAGCATTGGACCAgttactgaaaggttgctggttcaagtccctgagccgactaggtatACACTTGgttaatgtgcccttgagcaaggcatttaaccctaatttctcctgtaagttgctctggacaAGTGTCTGCTAATTGAAAACCAATGGGCGTTTGCTCCACTTAACTTGTTAACACAGTGAAGCACCTGCTGCTAGAACAACGGAGCGTTCATTTAATCATTTGGGCTCAGAAACGCAACAGAAACAAGTGATTCTATCTCTCTCCAAAGAGATGAGTTGCCATTTATTCGTCGTGGACTCATCTAGGAATACAAGAACTAAAAGCACACGGAATTGCGCCAGAGATTAGGCATGGATTCAGCCCCCTGCACTACTCTCATTGAGCAGCTGGGGGCTTATCTGTCCACATCCTGCTACTGGTCCTGTCTCTCAGCTCTCCATACGTATCCCAGCTGACGTGCCATGTAAGTAACACCTTAGGATACGTGCATATGTGGAGGGATTGACTAGAAACAACACCGTTTCTCAAGAGAATTCGATCTCTTCTGGAAATGTTAAAGCCTATACGATGAACTCAGTCAAACTTGGTTGGTTTCGACATCAACAGATGTTATGGCGAAATGAAATTCAGCTCACCAAAAACATTGACACAACATACGGTGATGGTACAGCAGATTCTGTAAAAACGAGCATAGGCCTATATAAGATACATAAACAGTCATCTATCATCCACCAGAGAGACGCGATAGCCTGGTAGCTGAACTAGAGCGGGACGTGAAGGTCCATGGTAAGGTATGTAAACTCTGCTGCTCTTCAGTGTTTCTAAATACAACCCtcaggctgcgtcccaaatggcaccctgttccctttatagtgcgctactttaggccagggcccataggactctggtcaaaagaaatGCACTATAtggaggaatagggtgccaattccTAGACAATCATTGTGATGCTATCTTTACTCAGGATGATGGAGGACTGAGAAGATTATGGTGCAAAGGTTACGATAGGATCTGTGTATGCATCACCGGCTATGCTGCCGAAGATTACAGAAGCTTGACTATATCAATATAGTTACTGAGAAATAATAGGTCAAATCAGGCCCAGGGAGAAAGCAGACATTAATCTCTTACACAATGGAACCTGAAAAGCAgagataaatgtgtgtgtgtgtgtgtgtgagtgcgtgtgtgcgcACCCGCATGTGTGTGTCGgaggagagagaccgagagagactgcAATCCAAAACCAGGCAGCAAACTCGCCAACTCCCTCTCCCCTAACCTGATTTAAAAGCTGGCCATTAAGAGAGAGAGGTTAAAGGGGCTTTTTCAACAGATCCCCTCTCGGTCCCTTGAGAGGCCTTGTACTGAGTCCTTAATGCCACAGCTGGGAGCGTTTAGCCTCCTTTAGCCCTGTACGCTGGGTGTCTATGTGGGCCTGTCTGGCCGGCTCACTTCACCCCACCACTCTGGAGCTGTTTACAGTCCAATACCTCCAGTCCCTCAGGGCAGAAGGTGGAGGTGGGCTGCTGAGTCCTGAAGACCTCCAGAGCTTcggagcctgtgtgtgtgtgtgtgtgtgtgtgtgtgtgtgtgtgtgtgtgtgtgtgtgtgtgtgtgtgtgtgtgtgtgtgtgtgtgtgtgtgtgtgtgtgtgtgtgtgtgtgtgtgtgtgtgtgagggcggGAGAGTTGTGTGTGAATGTATGTTTGTGTGATGTGCCTCAAGGGCTTTGATATGGTCAGCAGCCTGTTCATCTGCAAAAATGCAATAGGAGAGTCGATTGGTTGTCACCTTATATTTGTGTTGTTGGTACAGTGCCCACCTATTACTTATACAGGCCATTGAATTGT harbors:
- the LOC120055498 gene encoding artemin, translated to MPSAGAPYHLSNWTVMLWVVVSLLPLVEGARIGTGLGADSVQAVGLVGGMWERQLPDTLPEVDEQQEEESDPYSPWHGLSDPSVMDEADDHPSGRWVGRSPRNSDPSDAEPKGLAKKKKKRRKKEKERDRKGKGKGKGRQPQQSSPDCRVEKREMRVRDLGLGFDSDEIVLFKFCVGSCQSSRTNYDLALWSLMENGSLPRRTSRRVSAHPCCRPDRYEPVSFMDAHTTWQTIQSLSAASCMCMG